A genomic region of Haliotis asinina isolate JCU_RB_2024 chromosome 1, JCU_Hal_asi_v2, whole genome shotgun sequence contains the following coding sequences:
- the LOC137255847 gene encoding E3 ubiquitin-protein ligase RNF185-like yields MSGTTETPNSGGGGAGSSNQNGDNDGSVYECNICLDTAHDPVVSLCGHLFCWACLHQWIETRPNRQTCPVCKAGISKDKVIPIYGRGNPNPQDPREKLPPRPPGQRSEPEGSGGFGGFGLGDGGFQFSFGIGAFPFGIFASTFNFNDGRPGPPTANSPQHAEEQFLSRVFLWVAIVFIVWLLLA; encoded by the exons ATGAGTGGCACAACTGAAACACCAAACTCAGGAGGTGGTGGCGCAGGCTCATCTAATCAAAATGGAGATAATGATGGTTCCGTTTACGAGTGCAACATATGCCTGGACACTGCCCACGACCCAGTTGTCAGTCTGTGCGGTCATTTATTTTG TTGGGCGTGTCTCCACCAGTGGATAGAAACACGCCCGAACCGGCAGACCTGTCCTGTTTGTAAGGCAGGAATAAGCAAAGACAAAGTTATTCCTATTTATGGAAGGGGAAACCCAAATCCACAGGATCCCAG GGAGAAGCTTCCCCCACGCCCACCTGGTCAGCGGTCAGAACCAGAAGGATCAGGG GGATTTGGTGGCTTTGGCCTCGGTGATGGAGGATTTCAGTTCTCATTTGGTATTGGTGCCTTTCCCTTTGGCATTTTTGCCTCAACCTTTAACTTCAATGATGGCCGACCTGGTCCAC CAACAGCCAACTCCCCACAGCATGCAGAAGAACAGTTCCTGTCGAGAGTTTTCCTGTGGGTTGCCATTGTGTTTATTGTGTGGCTCTTGCTGGCTTGA